In the Desulfosporosinus acidiphilus SJ4 genome, AACGTTGTCCACTACGGATTTATAGAAACCTTCATCGAAGAACTTGGCAAGAATTACAACATTAAAGAAATCGCCTTCGACCGCTGGGGAGCCGTCCAGATGACGCAGAACCTTGAGGGCCTTGGCTTTACCGTGGTTCCTTTTGGTCAGGGCTATAAAGATATGTCTCCTTCCAGTAAAGAACTCATGAAGCTGACCTTGGAAGGAAAACTGGCCCACTCCGGCCACCCGGTACTTCGCTGGATGATGGATAATATCTACGTTAAAACTGACCCGGCGGGTAATATCAAACCGGACAAAGAAAAGAGCACCGAGCGCATTGATGGTGCCGTCGCTTTAATTATGGCCTTAGACCGTGCGCTCCGCCATGAAAACAATGACTCAAGCGATGTGTACAACCAGCGAGGAATGCGCAGTCTGTAAGAGGGAGGTGAGACAGTATTAAACTCTTCCAACGAGCCAAATTCTTCTTCGGCCAAGGCTTCGATGACTATATCCAGCGTTTCTTACTCGGGGATGATGTCAGCGACTTAGACTATCCCGGTCAAATGGATGCCAAAACAGCCATGAACTATTCGGCAGTTTTTTCGTGTGTTCGGGTCCTTGCTGAAGCCTTGGCCGGAACTCCAATTATGCTTTACCGCAAAAAAGAAACCGGCGAACGTGAAGTCCGTAATGACTTAAGTGTTTACGACATTTTGCATAACCAACCCAATGTAGAAATGTCGCCGTTTAATTTCAAAGAAATGTGTATGGTCTCTCTGAACCTGGGAGGTAATTCTGTCAGCCAAAAGTTGGTCAACAAATATGGCGATTTAGTTGGGCTTTATCCCTATGAATGGCCCAAGGTCGATATCACCAGAGATCCAATCACTAATAAGTTAGTCTATAAAATCCGGGATATTAACGGCGGCAAACAACTGAATTTAGCACGGGATCAGGTTTTCCACATTCCGGGTTTGAGTATGGACGGAGTAGTGGGAGTGTCGCCCATTGAGTATCTTTCCTCAGCCATTCGCTTGGGCCTTTCTTATGAACGGTTCGGGGTTAATTTCTATAAAAACGGAGCGAACTCATCCGGAGTGATTGAGTACCCCGGAGCCTTGGCTGACACGGCTTATGAGCGTTTAAAGAAGGACTTTGCTAAAAGTTATCAGGGACTGGCTAATACCGGAAAGCCCATCATCTTAGAAGGCGGGGCGAAGTTCAGTCAGCTCGCTATTAAACCTGCCGATGCCCAACTCATTGAAAATAAGAAATTCCAGCTGGAAGACATCGCCCGTATTTACCGCGTACCCCTTCACTTGATCCAAAACTTAGATGGAGCGACATTTTCAAATATCGAACAACAAAGTCTAGAATTTGTCATGTATACGATGTTGCCTTGGTTTAAGCGCTGGGAGGAAAATGTTAATATGCAGCTTTTGACACCTCTGGAACGCAAAGCAGGGTTTTATTTGGAGTTTAATATTTCATCGCTTCTCCGGGGTGACATGCAAAGCCGGGCGATGGCTTATGCCCAAGGTAGACAGTGGGGCTGGTTATCCGTGAACGATATCCGAAAGCTTGAAAATATGCCGCCGATTCCTAACGGAGATATTTATATGATGCCGCTGAACTTTACCGAAGCTGGAAAAGCACCCTCTACAACGGAGTCGGCGGTGCCGGAAGCCTTGGCAGAAGAGACTTACAAGATGATGACAAGGAGGTGATGACCATAAAACCCTTTTGGAAATTTCAAGCAAAAAATGAAGCTCCCTTGATCGGTGAACTTTTGCTTTATGGGGATATCTCCAGTACCACTTGGTGGGGTGATGAAGTGACCCCTGTGGCATTTGCACAGGACCTTAAAAATCTCGGAGATATTTCACAGCTTAACATTTATATCAACAGTGGCGGCGGAGATGTGTTCGCGGGTCAAGCGATCTATTCCATGCTCAAACGTCACCCAGCACAGAAAAATGTCTATATTGATGGTCTGGCCGCCAGCATCGCCTCTGTTATCGCGATGGCTGGCGATGTTGTTTTTATGCCGAAAAACGCCATGCTCATGATCCATAAAGCCTGGACCATGGCCATTGGCAACGCCAACGATCTTCGTAAATTGGCTGATGATATGGACAAAATTGACGAAAGTATACTTACAACCTACCAAGCGAAAACGGGCTTAGATCCCGAAACTATTACAGAAATGGTTAATGCTGAAACATGGCTGACAGCCGATGAAGCCGTAAAACTTGGTTTTGCTGATGTGATTGAAGATAGCAAGCAAGTTTCAGCATCCATTGCCGATGGTCAGCTTATGGTTAATGGTCAAACCATGGACTTAAGCCGGTTCCGTAAGACTCCGCAGTTCGTTAACAAAGGAGATCAACCCCAGGTTCCCCAAGATCCAAGGATACCTACGTTAGAAGAACCAAACGAAGAGCTGAAGGAAGAACCAAATAACCAGGCAGTGGAAAGCAAAGTAGCCGCACCACTGCCTATTCGTTTGCCCGAGTTACGAAACTCCGGTCGAACAATATCCTCCACCAACGAAGCTCTGATCCGCCAAGCCATGGATTGTCTGGCTGAAGTCTTAGGTCAACTGGACAACTCAGACGAACAACCTGACGGCGATGACATGGGCATGGATGGCGACGGAATGGGAACGGACGCCCCTGAAACAAATGGGGAAGAGAATCTTGGAGAGGACGATGAGGACGTTGGACTCTTTGGTGTTTCCCTCTGCCAAGCACAATTAAATTTAACAAGAAGGAGACTCGATTATGGATTTTAAAGCTCTACTCAAACAAAAACTTGATGCCCAGCAAACCCTCATTGATGCAGCGATGGTCAGTGGAACAGGATTTAGTGCTGAACAGCAAACCCAGTTTGATACTTTGCAAGCAGAGATTGTAAATCTGGAAAATACCATTAAAGCCGCTGCAGAATTGGAAGCTCGCCAGAAAGAAATGACGAACCCAGTCAATCAGCCGCTCTATCCTGAACCCAAAGCCAAAAAGGAGAAATTCGCATCCTTTGGTGAGCAACTGCGTGCTGTGATTGAAGCTGCAAGACCGGGCGGTTCTATGGACAATCGGTTATCCATCAAAGCCGCTGCTGGGCTCAATGAAAACGTGGGCAGCGATGGCGGGTTCTTAGTGGATGATGACTTTTCGAAAGAGATCCTAAAGAGGGCTTATGACACAGGCATTTTGGCCAGTCGCTGTAATAAAGTGCCGCTGAGTACCAATGCCACGGGACTAAAAATAAATGCCATTGATGAAAGCAGCCGAGCCAACGGTTCCCGTTGGGGTGGAATTCAAGCTTACTGGGAAGGTGAATCCGACCAACTTTTAGGCAGCAAACCAAAGTTCCGACAAATGGAACTGAACCTTCATAAACTGACGGGACTATGTTATGCAACGGATGAACTACTGACGGATGCCACTGCCTTGGAATCGGTGATTTCTCAGGGGTTTGCGGAAGAATTTGGTTTTAAAATGGACGATGGCATTATTAATGGGACTGGAGCTGGGATGCCTTTGGGGATCATGAATAGTAAAGCTTTAGTAACAGTACCCAAAGAAAACAGTCAAGCTTCAGGTACCATTAACATTCAAAATATCGTTAAAATGTGGTCACGATGTTGGGGTCAATCTCGCCAAAACGCCGTATGGTTCATTAATCAGGATATTGAACCTCAGCTCTACACGATGGCTTTATCCGTTGGGACAGGCGGTATTCCTGTCTATATGCCAGCGGGAGGGATTTCCGGTTCACCTTACAGCACACTGTATGGTCGTCCAGTCATTCCCTTGGAGCAGTGCCAAACGCTGGGTACTGTCGGTGACATTGTACTGGCGGATTTGTCGCAGTACCTGATCATCGACAAGGGTGGTCTTAGCGCAGCCTCTTCCATCCATGTTCGTTTTTTGTATGATGAGAACTGTTTCCGGTTTATTTACCGCGTGGATGGACAGCCTGTGTGGAACACAGTTTTAACTCCGGCACGTGGATCGAACACACTATCACCGTTCGTCGCATTGCAAACACGCTAATCATTTTTTATTGAAGCAGGAGGTTAAAAACTTATGTGTTGTATTCCCGAAAAAGATAAACCCCTTGAAGCTATCACTCCACAGGCTGGCGGTGCTATTACCGGAGTCTATGTAACCCTGCGGGATGCTGAAGATTGTTATGTTCTGGTCCATATTAATCAGGCAGTCGCGACAGCCGTGGATATAACAATTGAACAAGCCACTGACGTTGAAGGCACCGGCAGTAAAGTCATAACCACTGCCGTTCCTATTTGGGCAGATCAAGATTGCGCCTCTTCTGATGCCTTGCTTCGACAACCGGATGCAGTAGCCTTCACTACTTCAGCTACCCTTGCTCATAAACTGGTTGTCTTTCAGATAAACCCGTCTCACTTAGATGTAACAAACGGCTTTGACTGCATCACCGTCAAAACGGCGGCTTCCGACCCGACCAATATTACCGCCGCCCAGTATATCCTCAGCGATCTGCGCTTTGGTGGTTCAACTCCACCTACAGATATCACGGACTAATTCTTGTAACTGATTAGATAGGGAGGCAGCCTTGCCTTCCTATTTAAATAATCAATACGGAAAGGATGGATGCTGTGAACTTAGTCCAAACAGTACCTCCAGCCGTTGAACCTTTGAGTCTTCAGGAAGTGAAGGATTATCTCCGAGTCGATGATGATACCGATACCTCAGAAGATCAATACCTAGGCGCCTTAATCACTGCCGCCCGGGAGTACTGTGAAAGCTTCCAAAACCGCGCCTATATTACGCAGACTTGGCAGATGAGCTTTGATTACTGGCCCAGTTATGCCATCAATATTCCGCGTGGAAATCTGCAGAGAATAACTTCTGTTTCTTATAAAAATTCATCGGGCGTTGTAACAACCCTGACAGAAACTCTCCAATATGTTGTCAGTACACGCGGAGTTTTAGGCCGAATATCACCGCCTTACGCTCAGCCCTGGCCGCCTTTTATCCCATTTCCCTTGGATGCCGTTGTGATTGAGTTTGTCTGCGGATATGGTGATACGGAGGAGAGTGTGCCGGAAAAAGTGAAGCAGGCCATGAAATTGTTGGTCAATCATTGGTACGAGAATAGGACTCCTCTCACAGAGTTAAAGCAAGCTCCGGCAGAGATCGCGTTTACAGTATCTGCTTTATTATGGCAAGACAGAATCGTGGTGGCATAAGGTTGGTGGCTAAAAATGAATCCAGGCATACTGCGGCATAAGATTAATATCCTGACCACAACGGAAGGAACCAATGAAGCAGGAGATACCATTCTCATTCCATCGGTATATAAAACTGTGTGGGCCAGCGTCTCTCCGGTCTCAGGTAAAGATTATCTTGAAGCGAAAAAGCTCCAAGCTGAACTGACCTATAAATTTATCCTTCGTTACACTTCAGGGGTAACGCCGGACATGCAAATTGAGTTTAAAGGGCGAATTTTTCTCATTCAGGATATCCTTAATCCTTTAGAAATTAATGAGACTATAGAGATTATGGCCATAGAGAGGGTGATTAAGAATGGCTGATGATTTCGAAATAACCTTTCAGGGTCTTGACCCGTTAATGACTCGGCTGAAGGAAGTGAGAGCACGTTATCCCTACAAGGAAGAGGAAATGCTGCTGACATTGGGAGCCACCTTAAAGGCCAGTTCTAAGGATAAAACTCCTTTAGGAAAGCACAAAAAACATCTAAGAAATCAATATAAACTTTCTAAGGTTCAGTACAACCGAGATGGTTCCTTTATTACTATGACCAACACAAGTTCCCATTTTCATCTGATAGAAAAAGGCCACCAGATTGTCGGTAAAAACGGGCAGGAACATGGCTTTGCCCAAGGGCTGCACATGGTTGAAACGTCGATGATCGAACTGGAACAAACCTTACCGGATACACTTGGGGCATGGTTGGACAGTATCTTAGGCAGTGTGTAATGGTTACTTTATTAGCCGTCAAGCGGGCCATGAATCAAGTGCTGGCGCCTATTGGTCTTAAGATTTACGGAAATGAGGTCAAAGAGGGCTTCTCCAGACCTTGTTTTTTTGTGAACCTTGTTCCGGTAAAGAGTGAAATCCTTAAGAAAGACACCCGAGAAAACTCGTTGATGGTGGAGATGGTTTATTTTTCAGAGAGTAAAACCGATTTGGAAAATCTCCAAATGTATGACACCCTTCAAGGACTTCTTACGCCTATTCTAGTCATAGGGACCAGAAACCTACTCGTCCAGAATTTTCGGGCTGAAGTCATTGATGAGCTAGACCATATTTATTCTGTGAAATTCGACCTGAACTTTTATGATGAAATTGTGGATACCACACCAGAACCCGATCCTATGGAGACATTAACGATTCAGTTAGGAGGTCAATAAAGAATGGGACTTCCCGATATCGAGGTCATTTTTAAATCCCTAGCCGTCAGTGCCATTACTAGAGGAGCGCAAGGGATTGTTGCCTTAGTCTTAAAAGACTCCGTTCATAATGGATCGAATATTTATACCGATCCAACCAACATCCCGAAGGACTATTCGGCCTACAACCTCAACCAAATCAACTTGGCCTTTCAAGGGGGCGTGCAAACCCCAACCAGTCTGATCGTTTATGTAGAACCGAGTGATGCTGCGGACTATACCGCCGCCATGAACTATTTGGAAACCGTAAAGTGGGATTATGGTGCGGTTCCGGGAATCAGCTCCACGGATGCCCAGACGGTGGCAACATGGTTAAAAG is a window encoding:
- a CDS encoding head-tail connector protein; the encoded protein is MNLVQTVPPAVEPLSLQEVKDYLRVDDDTDTSEDQYLGALITAAREYCESFQNRAYITQTWQMSFDYWPSYAINIPRGNLQRITSVSYKNSSGVVTTLTETLQYVVSTRGVLGRISPPYAQPWPPFIPFPLDAVVIEFVCGYGDTEESVPEKVKQAMKLLVNHWYENRTPLTELKQAPAEIAFTVSALLWQDRIVVA
- a CDS encoding phage tail terminator family protein, with the protein product MVTLLAVKRAMNQVLAPIGLKIYGNEVKEGFSRPCFFVNLVPVKSEILKKDTRENSLMVEMVYFSESKTDLENLQMYDTLQGLLTPILVIGTRNLLVQNFRAEVIDELDHIYSVKFDLNFYDEIVDTTPEPDPMETLTIQLGGQ
- a CDS encoding phage major capsid protein, whose translation is MDFKALLKQKLDAQQTLIDAAMVSGTGFSAEQQTQFDTLQAEIVNLENTIKAAAELEARQKEMTNPVNQPLYPEPKAKKEKFASFGEQLRAVIEAARPGGSMDNRLSIKAAAGLNENVGSDGGFLVDDDFSKEILKRAYDTGILASRCNKVPLSTNATGLKINAIDESSRANGSRWGGIQAYWEGESDQLLGSKPKFRQMELNLHKLTGLCYATDELLTDATALESVISQGFAEEFGFKMDDGIINGTGAGMPLGIMNSKALVTVPKENSQASGTINIQNIVKMWSRCWGQSRQNAVWFINQDIEPQLYTMALSVGTGGIPVYMPAGGISGSPYSTLYGRPVIPLEQCQTLGTVGDIVLADLSQYLIIDKGGLSAASSIHVRFLYDENCFRFIYRVDGQPVWNTVLTPARGSNTLSPFVALQTR
- a CDS encoding HK97 gp10 family phage protein translates to MADDFEITFQGLDPLMTRLKEVRARYPYKEEEMLLTLGATLKASSKDKTPLGKHKKHLRNQYKLSKVQYNRDGSFITMTNTSSHFHLIEKGHQIVGKNGQEHGFAQGLHMVETSMIELEQTLPDTLGAWLDSILGSV
- a CDS encoding phage head closure protein; this encodes MNPGILRHKINILTTTEGTNEAGDTILIPSVYKTVWASVSPVSGKDYLEAKKLQAELTYKFILRYTSGVTPDMQIEFKGRIFLIQDILNPLEINETIEIMAIERVIKNG
- a CDS encoding head maturation protease, ClpP-related, translating into MTIKPFWKFQAKNEAPLIGELLLYGDISSTTWWGDEVTPVAFAQDLKNLGDISQLNIYINSGGGDVFAGQAIYSMLKRHPAQKNVYIDGLAASIASVIAMAGDVVFMPKNAMLMIHKAWTMAIGNANDLRKLADDMDKIDESILTTYQAKTGLDPETITEMVNAETWLTADEAVKLGFADVIEDSKQVSASIADGQLMVNGQTMDLSRFRKTPQFVNKGDQPQVPQDPRIPTLEEPNEELKEEPNNQAVESKVAAPLPIRLPELRNSGRTISSTNEALIRQAMDCLAEVLGQLDNSDEQPDGDDMGMDGDGMGTDAPETNGEENLGEDDEDVGLFGVSLCQAQLNLTRRRLDYGF
- a CDS encoding phage portal protein; protein product: MDAKTAMNYSAVFSCVRVLAEALAGTPIMLYRKKETGEREVRNDLSVYDILHNQPNVEMSPFNFKEMCMVSLNLGGNSVSQKLVNKYGDLVGLYPYEWPKVDITRDPITNKLVYKIRDINGGKQLNLARDQVFHIPGLSMDGVVGVSPIEYLSSAIRLGLSYERFGVNFYKNGANSSGVIEYPGALADTAYERLKKDFAKSYQGLANTGKPIILEGGAKFSQLAIKPADAQLIENKKFQLEDIARIYRVPLHLIQNLDGATFSNIEQQSLEFVMYTMLPWFKRWEENVNMQLLTPLERKAGFYLEFNISSLLRGDMQSRAMAYAQGRQWGWLSVNDIRKLENMPPIPNGDIYMMPLNFTEAGKAPSTTESAVPEALAEETYKMMTRR